The Rubrobacter naiadicus DNA segment TGTACGTGCTCTCTTACCTTCTACTTTTTGCCGCCTTACTGTATCTGGTCGCCGTGACCACCAGGGGGATCTTCCCGCTCATCCCGCTGGACACGATCGCCGTCATGGTCTCCGCCGGGTTGCTCGGCTGGTACTTCGTGCTCGGGCGGGCGTTGGAGGGAGCCTCGCAGGATCTCTTGAGGGGAGCCGTACTGAACTTCGCGGGCGGGGTGGCGGACTTCGGGTTGCTCTTCCTCGCGCTGGTGGTACTCTCGGGGGATGAGAGGCCCGCCTTCGCCGGACGGCTGGCGGGAGCTCTCTTCGCGCTGGTCGTTGCGGACCTCACGTATTTCTTCGGCCAGCCGCTCGGCGGAGAGAACCCCGGTGCGTTTCCCGTGGTGGTCTGGAGCCTCGGGATGGTGCTGCTGGGGCTCGCCGCCCTCCGGGGGGCGCGGGATGGTGGCGGTCTGACCGGGCGGGCGAGGAAGGTGGGGATAAGCTCCTGGAGGACATTGTCCTTCTGGTTCGGTCCACTCTCCCCAGCGTTGCAGTATGCATTTATGATCTGGTGGGTATCGCTGCACCCGCCGGCGCCACGCTATGTTTTGTGGGGCGGCGTCTTTTTCGTTCTCTACTTTGGGTTCAGGGTCTCCGTTCTCACGCTGCTCAACCGCGGCGTGCGCTCCGAGACCGTCGGGCTGGCGAGGAGGGAGGAGCAGGCGAGGATCTCCCGGGAGCTGCGGGGATCGCTGGAGCGGAGCGTAGAGGAACTGCGCGAGCGGATCGTCGAGTGTCGGGTGGCGCTCACCGGCGGCGACGGGGATGGGGCGGAGGATTTGCTCCGCCGGGCGGAGTTCGAGGCCCGGCAGGTCGGTTATCAGGTGGCGCTCCCCATCGAGGAGCTGCGGGGTAGATGCGGGGAGGCTTTCGATCCCGGCGCCGTGCTGCGGAGCTTCGCCGGGGATCTGTGTGAGTGTTTCGGGCTGGAGGTGTGCGTGGACCTGCGGGATCCGCTCGACGGCGTCGAGGCTCGTGAGGCGGCCGCCGTCTGCCGGGTCGTGTGCGAGGCCATGTGGAACGCTGCGAGGCACGCCGGGGCTGCCCGTGTCTGGCTCGAGAGCAGGGGCGTGGGATCGGTGCTCATCGTCCGGGTGCGCGACGACGGAAACGGGTTCTCGCCGGAGAAGGTCCGTGAGGGGGTGGGGATGCGGGTGATGCGTCTGAGAGCCGCCGAGATCGGTGCGGGGCTGGACGTCATCTCCTCACCTCAGCGCGGGACCACCGTCCAGCTGCGCCTGCAGCGGTAGGGAGAGCCGGCGCCGGGATGCTACCATAAGCGTGTGCGCGTGCAGATCGACAGGTTCGAGGACGGTGGATGGGCCGTACTGACGCCCTACCCGCGGGGCGGCATAACCTTCGATGTGCCGCGGGAGATGCTTCCACCGGGGTGTTCTCCGGGGGACGTACTCCTCGCGCGGTTCGTACCGGACGAGGCGGAGAGTCGGAAGGCCGCCGGGGAGGCGCGCAGGCTCATGGAAGAGCTTCTCGGGAGAGGGGAGCGGGATGAAGATTGAGGAGAGGCTCGCTGCGGCCATAGAGGACGCTGCCCGCCAGGTGTACGGCGTGGAGCTCGAGGGTGTGCACGTCGAGAGACCCAACGATCCCAGCCACGGAGACTATGCCAGCAACGTGGCGCTGGCCAACGCCAGGGTCTTCCGACGCAACCCGAGGGAGGTGGCGGAGGAGCTGTGCGGTGCTCTCGAGAGTGACCTCGTCGAGGAGGCTGAGGCCGCCGGGCCCGGTTTCATGAACTTCCGGCTTTCCTCCGATGCGCTGTGGGGCGAGGTTGGGGATCTGCTGCGGGCGGGGGGCTCCTACGGCAGGAGGGAACCCTCGGGCGAGCCGGTGATACTGGAGTACGTGAGCGCGAACCCGACTGGTCCGCTGACCGTCGCTCACGGTCGGCACGCCGCCTACGGCGACTCGCTGGCGAGGATACTCACCGCCTCCGGTAAGAAGGTGTTCCGTGAGTACTACGTCAACGACGGAGGCAATCAGATACGCCTGCTGGGGGAGTCCGTCGCCGCTCGCTACGCCGCCCTCTACGGTGAGGAGTGGCCCGTCTCAGACCCCGAGTCCCTCTACCGCGGGGAGTACATCGCCGACATAGCCCGCGATCTTTCCGAAGCGCGTGCCGATGAACTGCTGAAGCTTTCGCGGAGGGAGGCGCTCGAAGAGATCAGTGCCTTCGCCGTCCGGTGGTGCATGCGGGAGATAAAGGATACCCTCGCCCGCTCCCGGGTCGACTTCGACGGGTACTTCAGCGAGAGGTCCCTCTACGACTCTGGGAAGATCGAGGATGTTCTGCGGCGGCTCAGGCTAAGCGATCACACCTACGAGAAGGAGGGGGCGTTGTGGCTCGCCTCGAGCAACTTCGGCGACGACCGTGACCGGGTGCTCGTGAAGAGCGACGGCTCCTACACCTACATGGCGCCGGACCTCGTCTACCATCTGGACAAGTTCGAGCGCGGGTTCCGGCGGGCGGTGGACGTGCTGGGCGCCGACCACGCGGGTTATCCGCCGCGCATCCGGGCCGGGCTCGCGGCGCTCGGGGTGCCCGGAGATTTCCTCGACGTGGAGTTCGTGCGGCTGGTCAAGCTGGTACGGGAAGGAGAGCAGGTCAAGGTCAGCAAACGGGCGGGCAACTTCGTGACCCTGGAGGAGTTGCTCGACGAGGTCGGGGTCGACGCCGCGCGGTACTTCTACGTGCGCTCTTCGCACCGCACGGAGATGAACTTCGACCTCGACCTCGCCGTCCGACAGTCGGACGAGAACCCGGTCTACTACGTGCAGTACGCCCACGCAAGGATCGCATCCATCTTCCGGCGGGCCGGGCTCGATCCGGAGTCGGTGGGGGAGGTCGAAGCCGGTGGGCTTGCTCCGGAGGAGAGGTTGCTGGTCCTCGAGCTGCTCGACTTCCCGCGGGTGCTGCACAGCGCCGCCGAGAGGCGGGAAGTGCACCCCATACCGACCTACCTCGAGGGGCTCGCGACCATCTTCCACCGCTTCTACACGGTTCACCGGGTGCTCGTGGACGACGAAGCCGAGCGCGGGCGACGGCTCGCGCTGTGCGCCGCCACCAAGAACGTCCTGAGGTCGGGACTCGAGCTACTCGGGGTCGAGGCTCCGGAGAGGATGTAGCGGCTGGCGCCGCTTCCCGGAACGGGCGCGCCTGCCCTGGCGCTCCTTCTGAGCCCTGGTCATCCTCCTGAGCCGCTTTATGGCCTGCAGCGTAACGGTCATGGCGTACCTCCTTTCTAGGTTGGTTCGAAGCACGACGCTCCCCCATTGCGCACCGGTGTCGGGAAGAGAGTGTTTCCGGGAGACCAGGGTATAGGCTACATCCGGGCCCGGATCGTTCAAGCCTCGCCGGGAACGGGGTGGTTAACCGGTTCACCTCCGGTCCGATTTTCGTGTGATGCCGGGCGGCGTGGCGGGTTAACCTCCTCATAGAGGACAGGAATAACTCGGGTTTCTGGGGGTCGGAAGATGTCGGAAGGTTCTTCGGCCCGACGACGTTTCGTCTACGTGGCGTCGGGCATAAGTGCGCTTGGTGGGCTTCTCTTCGGGTATGACACCGGGGTCATCTCCGGGGCACTCCTCTTTCTGAAGAAAGACCTCGGGATCCAGCATGATGCCTTCATGCAGGGCTTGGTGACGAGCGCGATCCTGATCGGGGCCATGATCGGGGCGCTGGTGTGCGGGTCTCTCGCCGACCGGCTCGGGCGCAGGAGGCTCACGCTCCTGGCGGGGGTCGTCTTCGGGATCGGGGCGATAGGGGCCGCTGCGTCGCCAGATGTCGCCGTTCTGGTCCTCTTCAGGATCGTGCTCGGCATCGGGGTCGGACTCGCCTCGGTGATAGTGCCGATGTACATCGCGGAGATCTCGCCGGCCGAGGTACGCGGCCGGCTCACCTCGCTCAACCAGCTCATGATCACGTTGGGAATCCTGGTCGCATACATAGTCGATTACCTGCTCGCCCCCTACGCGGCCTGGCGCTGGATGTTCGGGCTCGCCGTGATACCCGCGGCGGCGCTCTTCGTCGGGATGTACTTCATGCCGGAGACCCCGCGCTGGCTGGTCGGCCACGGACGGCTCGACGTGGCGCGGCAGGTGCTGGGGCGCACCCGGGGGGAGGAGAGGATCGAGGAGGAGATAGAGGGGATCCAGGAGGCCGAGCGGCGGGCCAGGGAACAGGCCGGCTGGGGAGAGCTGGTCAAAGCCTGGATCCGGCCGGCGCTCATCGTCGGGCTCGGGCTCGCGATCCTGCAGCAGTTCGTCGGGATCAACACCATCATCTACTACGCGCCGACCACCCTGACCAAGCTCGGCCTCGGAGATTCGGCCTCCATCCTCGCGCAGGTCGGTATAGGGGTCGTCAACGTGCTCTTCACCTTCGTCGCGATAAGGACGCTCGACACCATAGGACGCAAGCGGCTGCTTCTCGCCGGGAGCGTCGGGATGACCGCCAGCCTGGCGGTGCTCGGTTTCCTCACGCTCGCGGTCGGGATAAAGGGCGGGGCCATCGGGATCATCACGATAATCTGCCTCGCCGTCTACATAGCCTCCTTCGCGGCCACCTGGGGCCCGACGGTCTGGGTGATGCTCCCGGAGATCTATCCTCTGCGGGTGCGCGGGCCCGCGGAGGGGCTCGCGACCTGGGGGAACTGGGCCTCCAACTTCCTGGTCTCGCTCACCTTCCCGAGCATGCTCGCCGGGCTCGGCCAGGGCTTCTCGATGCTGTTGTTCGCCGGGATGGGGGTGGTCTCGTTCCTCTTCGTGCTCGCGCTCGTTCCCGAGACGAGGGGGAAGACGCTCGAGGAGATAGAAGAGGAACTCAACGTCGAGGTCGATAAGGCGGGTTGAGCCGCTCTGGTATACTGCCGGGTGCACCCGTGTGATCCCGAGAGGAGGGGCCTGGGGAGGAGATGAGCGCGAGCAAGCGGATGGTCATCTGTCAGGTGAGCGACATCCACTGCGGGAGCCCGCACTTCGTTCCCGACCTTCTGGAGCGCACCATCCTGGAGGTCAACGAGATGGACCCGACGGCCGTGGTGATCTCCGGAGATCTCACCGACGCCGGGTACCGGCAGGAGTTCGAGACCGCCGCGGACTACTTGCGTCGCTTCCGGTGTGAGAGGGTGATGGTCATCCCTGGTAACCACGACTCGCGCAACGTAGGCTACGTACACTTCGAGCGTCTCTTCGGGGAGCGGTATTCGGTCCTGGATTTCGACGAGGCGGTGATGGTCGGGGTGGACTCCTCGGAGCCGGATCTGAACGACGGCCGGGTTGGACGCGAGCACTACGAGTTCATCCGCGACTCCTTCGCCGGGGCTGGCGACAGGTTGAAGATCTTCGTGATCCACCACCATCTCGTGCCCATCCCCGGTACTGGACGGGAACGCAACATCATCTTCGACGCGGGTGACATCCTGGAGCTCTTGGTGGAGGTGGGCGTGGACCTCGTGCTCTCCGGGCACAAGCACGTTCCTTATTCCTGGAAGCTCGAGGATATGTTCATCGTCAACGCGGGCACCGCGTCGACCACCCGGCTGCGGGGTAACACCCGTCCCTGCTACAACGTGGTCGAGATAGAGGACCGCCGGGTGCGGGTTTTCAGGAAGTATCCGTTCAAGGAACGCGAACTCGCGGTGGACTTCAACCCCAGGACGCACGCCTACTACCGCCGGGAGGAGAAGATAGACTCGGGGGTCGCGCTCTCCGGCGAGCGGTAGGGGATCTCCTTGAGCGGGAGGCGGGCGCTCTTCCTCATAGACGGGGAACACTACCCTCCGGTCGTGCTGGAGGCGATGGAGAGGGTGTGCTCCTCCCTCGGCGTGGAACCGGTCGCGGCGGTCTTGCTCGGGGGGACGGAGAAGATCGGGGAGGGAGCCGACTACGGGATGCCGCTCGTCTTCGGGGAGGATCCGGAAGACGCCGTCAGGGAGGCGATCGTACGTTACGAAGTGGACGTCGTCGTCGATCTCTCCGATGAGCCGGTGGTCGGTTACAGGGAACGGATGAGGATAGCCTCGAGGGTGCTCGCTGCGGGCGCGCGCTACGTGGGCAGTGACTTCGAGCTTCGCCCGCCGGAGTTTCAGCCCGTCTTTGGGAAGCCTTCGCTGGCGGTCATCGGCACCGGGAAAAGGATCGGGAAGACCGCGGTGACGGGGTATCTCGCCCGGCTTCTGGCGCGGGAGGGGTTCGATCCGATCGTCGTCTCCATGGGACGCGGGGGGCCCCCGCGCCCGGAGGTGATAGATGGGAAGAGGATGGAGATCGGCAGCGACTATCTTCTCGAGGCGCTGCGGCGGGGGGCGCATGCGGCGAGCGATTGCTACGAGACCGCCGCGCTCAGCCGGGTGACGACGGTGGGATGCCGGCGCTGCGGCGGCGGGCTCGCCGGGGCACCTTTCGTCTCCAACGTGATCGAGGGGGCGAGGGTAGCCGCCGGGCTCGAGGGGGGCCTCATCCTCTTCGATGGCTCGGGGGCCGCTTTGCCGCCCGTGGAGGTGGGAGCGCGGGTGCTCGTCGCCGGAGCGAACCAGGACCCCGAATACGTGACCGGGTTCCTCGGCGCCTACCGGTTGCTCGTCTCCGAGGTGTTGCTGATCACGATGGCCGAGGAGCCGCTGGCCTCACCCGAGAGGGTGCAGCGGCTCAGGCAGGAGGTTCGGAGGGTGAAGCCGGAGATCGAGGTCGTCCCCGTGGTCTTCCGCCCGCGTCCCGCCATGGACGTGCGTGGGGTGCGGCTGGTCTACGTCTCGACGGCGCCGCGGAAAATGCTCGGCCGGCTCGCTGGGTTCCTCGAGGAGAACTACGGCTGCAGGGTCGTCGCTGCCACCGGGAACCTCTCCAACCGGCGGGCGCTCGAGCGAGACCTCGAAGACGTCCGCGGGGCGGAGGCCTACCTCACCGAGATCAAAGCCGCCGCGGTGGACGTGGTGGTGCGGCGAGGGCTGGAGGAGGGGGTGCCGGTCTACTACTGCGACAACGAACCGGTGGCGGAGGGGCTGGATCGCGTTCTGCTCGATGCCGCCGGGCGGGCTCTCCGGCGTTTCACCGGGAAGAAAAGTGGCTGAAGACATACTCTGGTGTATAATTTCGTTGCTGAGGTATCCCGCTGTGGTCTTGCGATCGCGGGGATACTCCGTATCGAATTCCGCAATACCCCGCCCTCACTGAGAGAGGGGTCCCGGCGAGGGACCCGCGGCGGGCACGGGAGGTGGGTGATCCTCTATTAGCGCGGTCGAGCCCCATTCCGGGGGGATGATGAGGGCCATCGAGTTTGCGACCGTGACCGAGAAGGTTGCGCTGCGAGTGGCCCGTCTCGAAGGTTCCGGTTCTCCGGAGGAGGCCTACACGCTGGCCAGCAAGACCTTCAGGGAGGAGATCGACAAGGCGGAGGTCTCCGCCGAAGTGGTCGTCTTCCGGGAGGAGAGGCCGGGCAAGGGGAGGCTGCTGCATCCGGAGGTGCTCTCCGTCGGCGACGTGCTGGGGGCCGGTGGGCCCGAAGTGGACATCGCCGTCGAGCCCGTCGAAGGGCTGACGTTGCTCACCAAAGGCCTGTCCGGGTCGGTGACTGCGGTGGCGGTCTCTCCGCGGGGCACGATGCTTCGGACGCCGGACATGTACATGAGCAAGCTCATCGTCGGTCCCCAGGCGCGGGGCCGCATAGACATAGACGCCCCGGTGGGGGAGAACGTCCGGGCCATCGCGGAGGCGATGGGCCGTGAGCCCTCGGAGATAACCGTCGCCATACTGGACCGCGAGCGGCACGAGGGGCTCATCGAGGAGATCCGACGCAGCGGGGCCAGGATCCAGATCCGCCCCGAGGGAGACCTCGCCCCGGCCATCGCCGTCGGGTTGCGGGGGGCGGATCTCGACGCGGTCATCGGGATCGGGGGGGCGCTGGAGGGTATCCTCGCCGCCGCGGCCATAAAGTGCCTCGGGGGGGAGATGCAGGCGCGGATGTGGCCCACGCAGCGCTCTCAGGTCGAGAAGCTCAGGGAGTGCGGGCTCGACGATCCCGAGCAGAAGCTCACGCTGGACGATCTCATCCGGGGGGAGGACGTGATCTTTGCAGCCACGGGTATAACGCCGGGGGAGACGCTCGAGGGCGTGAAGTACTTCCGGGGTGGGGCCAGGACGCAGACGGTGGTGATGTCCACCAGGCCCCGTATGGTAAGATTTATCGACACCATCCATGTTCTGGGACCAGACGTCCGGCTGCAGGGTTTCCGGCGCTGAAGCCGCACCATGAAGTTGTCCTAGAAGTGTCCTAGACGAGAGGTAAGAAATGGCCGACATATCCACTCTTGAACGCAAGAAGCTGAGCGATCTGCACCAGATAGCATCCCAGCTTGGCATCGAGAAGTACCGCAAATACCGCAAATCCGAGCTCGCGGCCCTGATCTACAAGGTTGCTACCGAGCAGGCGGGGAACGGTGACCGGGAGGAGACCAAACCGCCCGAGGCGGCTACCGGCGAGGTACGCGTCGAGACGAACGGCTCCGCCGCCGTGAAGGAGCCCGTCCAGGACTCTTTCGGCGAGGCCGAGACGGCGGTCGTGGAGAAGCCGAAGGAAGAGAAGCCGAAGGAGCCCGAGCAGAAGCAGCCGCGGGGAGGACAGCGCCCGGAGGAGAAGGACGAGAAGCTCAGGCAGAGCGGGGTCCTAGACATCCTGCCCGACGGGTTCGGGTTCCTGCGCACCCGCGGTTACATTCAGAGCAAGGGTGACATCTACGTCTCCACCTCGCAGATCAAGCGCTTCAACCTCAGGCGTGGAGACTACATAGTCGGGCAGATCCGACCGGCGCGTGAAGGGGAGAAGTACCCGGCGCTGGTGCGCATCGAGAAGATAAACGACCGTGAGCCGCAGAAGGGCCGTCAGCGGCCGAACTTCGACGACCTGACGCCGCTCTACCCCATGGAGCGACTGCGGTTGGAGTGGAAGCCCAACGACATCGCCCCGCGGGTGATAGACCTGGTCGCTCCGATCGGCAAGGGGCAGCGCGGGCTCATCGTCTCACCGCCGAAGGCGGGCAAGACCACGATCCTGAAGCAGATCGCGCAGTCCATAATCGCCAACTACCCGGACGTGAAAGTACTGGTTCTGCTCGCCGACGAGCGCCCGGAGGAGGCGACGGACTGGCGACGCAGCGTGCCCGAGGCGGAGGTCGTGGCCTCGACCTTCGACCAGCCGCCGGAGAACCACATCGCCGTGGCAGAGCTCGTCCTCGAGCGCGTCAAGCGGCTCGTGGAGGAAGGCGACGACGTGGTGGTGTTGCTCGACTCGCTCACCCGCCTCGCGCGCGCCTACAACCTGGCGGCTCCGGCGAGCGGACGTATCCTTTCCGGGGGCGTGGATTCGGCCGCGCTCTATCCGCCGAAGAAGTTCTTCGGCGCGGCGCGCAACATCGAGAACGGCGGCTCGCTCACGATCCTGGCGAGTGCCCTCGTGGAGACCGGCAGCCGCATGGAGGAGGTCATCTACGAGGAGTTCAAGGGCACCGGCAACATGGAACTCCACCTGGAGCGCAAGCTGGCGAACAAGAGGATCTACCCGGCTATCAACATCGAGGATTCCGGAACCCGCAAGGAGGAGCTCCTGATGGAGCCCGCCGAGGCGCAGAGGGTCTGGCAGGTCAGGAACATCCTCAACGCGCTGGACACCAGCCAGAAGATAGAGCTCCTCATCCAGAAGCTCAAGGAGACCCGCACCAACGCCGAGTTCCTGCGCGAGCTGCAGCGGGTGCGGTAGCGGGGCGTTTCGGCGGTCGGGAAGGCGCCGCTCTCGTCCGCGGGGGCCCGCCTTCCCGGGCTTTCTGGCCGGGAAGTATTAAACTAGTTGTCGTTCGACGAGATCCTGCAGATCGGAGGAAAAAGATGAAGAGTGGTATCCATCCGGCCTACACGAAGACGATCGTGAGGTGCAGCTGCGGCAACGAGTTCGAGACCCGTTCGACCGCCGAGCAGGAGGTGCTGCACGTGGACGTGTGCTCCGCCTGCCACCCCTTCTTCACCGGCAAGCAGCGCATAGTCGATTCCGGCGGGAGGGTCCAGCGCTTCCAGGATCGTCTGGCCCGGCGGAGCAAGAAGTAGCGGGGCCACCATGCGGGTCGGCGGGCAGGCGGTGATGGAGGGAGTCCTGATGCGCTCCCCCAACTTCTGGGGGGTGGCGGTCAGGACGCCCGACGGGGAGGTGGACATCAAGGCCGAGCGATTCCGTTCGGTCACCGGAAGGAGCCGCCTGCTACGCCTCCCGGTGATAAGGGGTTTCGTCTCTCTGGCCGAGACCCTGTGGCTGGGCATGCGGGCCCTCACGCTCTCCACCAACATTGCGCTCGGTGAGGAGCAGGAGCTCTCCAGGAAGGAGATAGCGGGCACGATGCTCTTCGGGCTCGTGCTCGCGGTCGTGCTCTTCCTGGCCGTTCCGGTGCTCGGCACCAAGGGTATAGGCTGGCTCCTCGGAGGGAGGATCGAGAACCCCCTGGTCTTCAACCTGGTAGAAGGGGTTTTGCGCATCGCCATCTTCTTGGCCTACCTGGTGGGGATCACGGCGGTGAGCCGCGACATCAAGCGTTTCTTCGCCTACCACGGCGCCGAGCACAAGGCGATAAAGGTCTACGAGCGAGGGGACGAGCTCGTCCCCGAGAACGCGAGGGACCTCGACACGAGCCACGTCCGCTGCGGCACGAGCTTCATCCTCTACGTGCTCGTGCTCTCGATCCTGGCTTTCTCGCTGCTCGGTATACAGGGGTGGGCCGCGATGGTCGCGAGCAGGATAGTCGTGATACCGTTGGTCGCGGGTATAGCTTTCGAGTTCATAATGTGGAGCGCCAGACACCAGGATAACCCTGCGGTCAAGGTTTTGATATGGCCTGGGCTGCAGCTGCAGAAGCTGACGACCCGTGAACCAACGGACGAGATGGTCGAGGTGGCGATGGCCTCGCTCAAGAAGGTGCTCTCCATGGAGCGGGAGGTGCGAGGCGGCGGTGTGGACGATGGTACGAGCAAGCTGGTGATCTAATTTGGACGAGCAGGTCGTAAAGCTGGCGGAGGAGACGCTGGGCAGGTTCCGGGCGCTCACGCAGGAGCTGTCCGACCCCGCGCTGTACTCGGATCAACGCAGGTACGCGGAGGTGGCCAAGGAGCACGCGCGTCTGAAGCGTGGAGCCGAGCTCTGTGAGGCGATGCTCGGGGCCATAAAGGAGAGCCGGGAGGCCAGAGAGCTGGTCGAGTCTTCGGAGAACGCCGAGGAGAGGGAGTTTTTCGCCTCGGAGGCCGCTGCGGCGGAGGAGAGGGCCGAGGCGCTCGCGGAGGAGGTGCGCGCCGAACTCATAGTGCGCGATCCGAACGACGACAAGGACGTCATCCTCGAGATACGCGCCGGGGCCGGGGGAGACGAGGCCGCTCTGTTCGCCGGCGAGCTCTACGAGATGTACACCAGGTATGCCGACCGACTCGGCTTCAGCCATCGCGTCCTCTCTTCGAGCCCGGCGGAGATCGGTGGCTACAAGGAGATCACGCTGGAGATCAGCGGCGACCGGGCGTACTCCATCTTCAAGCACGAGGGAGGTACCCACCGGGTCCAGCGCGTTCCGAAGACCGAGAGCCAGGGGCGCATCCACACCTCCACGGCGACCGTCGCCGTCCTCCCGGAGGCCGAGGAGGTCGAGGTGGAGATAAACCCGAACGACCTCGAGATAGACGTCTACCGCTCCTCCGGACCCGGTGGCCAGAGCGTGAACACCACCGACTCGGCGGTCAGGATCACGCACAAGCCGACCGGCCTCGTCGTGACCTGCCAGAACGAGAAGAGCCAGCTTCAGAACAAGGAGCAGGCGATGAGGATCCTGCGCTCGCGCCTGCTCGAGCGTGAGCTGCGCGAGCAGCGCGAGCGGCAGGGAGCGATGCGGCTCGCTCAGGTCGGGACCGGCGACCGCTCGGCGAAGGTCCGGACCTACAACTTCCCCCAGGGACGGGTTACGGATCACCGGGTCAACCTCACCACCCACAACCTCGAGGCCGTGCTCGACGGTGAACTCGAAGAATTCACCCACGCCCTCGCCGCGAAGGAAAGAGCCGAACGGCTGGCCGAGGAGGCGGCCGGGGCCAGAAGCTGAGCTTGCTCGACCGTACGGTGGCGAGCCGCCGGCTCGTCAGAGAGGCGACGGAGGAACTGCGGGCCTCGGGCGTACCCGAGCCCGAAGTCTCGGCCGAAGTACTCCTTGCAGAGCTCCTCGGGCTCGGAAGGTCGGAGGTGGCCGCCCGCGACATCCCGGTCTCCGGTGAACTGCTGGATCGCTACCGTTCCTGGATCTCCCGACGCAGGGGACGTGAGCCCGTGCAGCGT contains these protein-coding regions:
- the rho gene encoding transcription termination factor Rho, producing MADISTLERKKLSDLHQIASQLGIEKYRKYRKSELAALIYKVATEQAGNGDREETKPPEAATGEVRVETNGSAAVKEPVQDSFGEAETAVVEKPKEEKPKEPEQKQPRGGQRPEEKDEKLRQSGVLDILPDGFGFLRTRGYIQSKGDIYVSTSQIKRFNLRRGDYIVGQIRPAREGEKYPALVRIEKINDREPQKGRQRPNFDDLTPLYPMERLRLEWKPNDIAPRVIDLVAPIGKGQRGLIVSPPKAGKTTILKQIAQSIIANYPDVKVLVLLADERPEEATDWRRSVPEAEVVASTFDQPPENHIAVAELVLERVKRLVEEGDDVVVLLDSLTRLARAYNLAAPASGRILSGGVDSAALYPPKKFFGAARNIENGGSLTILASALVETGSRMEEVIYEEFKGTGNMELHLERKLANKRIYPAINIEDSGTRKEELLMEPAEAQRVWQVRNILNALDTSQKIELLIQKLKETRTNAEFLRELQRVR
- the glpX gene encoding class II fructose-bisphosphatase gives rise to the protein MMRAIEFATVTEKVALRVARLEGSGSPEEAYTLASKTFREEIDKAEVSAEVVVFREERPGKGRLLHPEVLSVGDVLGAGGPEVDIAVEPVEGLTLLTKGLSGSVTAVAVSPRGTMLRTPDMYMSKLIVGPQARGRIDIDAPVGENVRAIAEAMGREPSEITVAILDRERHEGLIEEIRRSGARIQIRPEGDLAPAIAVGLRGADLDAVIGIGGALEGILAAAAIKCLGGEMQARMWPTQRSQVEKLRECGLDDPEQKLTLDDLIRGEDVIFAATGITPGETLEGVKYFRGGARTQTVVMSTRPRMVRFIDTIHVLGPDVRLQGFRR
- the argS gene encoding arginine--tRNA ligase, producing MKIEERLAAAIEDAARQVYGVELEGVHVERPNDPSHGDYASNVALANARVFRRNPREVAEELCGALESDLVEEAEAAGPGFMNFRLSSDALWGEVGDLLRAGGSYGRREPSGEPVILEYVSANPTGPLTVAHGRHAAYGDSLARILTASGKKVFREYYVNDGGNQIRLLGESVAARYAALYGEEWPVSDPESLYRGEYIADIARDLSEARADELLKLSRREALEEISAFAVRWCMREIKDTLARSRVDFDGYFSERSLYDSGKIEDVLRRLRLSDHTYEKEGALWLASSNFGDDRDRVLVKSDGSYTYMAPDLVYHLDKFERGFRRAVDVLGADHAGYPPRIRAGLAALGVPGDFLDVEFVRLVKLVREGEQVKVSKRAGNFVTLEELLDEVGVDAARYFYVRSSHRTEMNFDLDLAVRQSDENPVYYVQYAHARIASIFRRAGLDPESVGEVEAGGLAPEERLLVLELLDFPRVLHSAAERREVHPIPTYLEGLATIFHRFYTVHRVLVDDEAERGRRLALCAATKNVLRSGLELLGVEAPERM
- a CDS encoding sensor histidine kinase produces the protein MKGWSAERGASVVLVRGARRVPSSVLILTLWTLAAALPEVFWAEDPLTIALLSALYGCSALFALGACGWASAKSGTALGRWFWGLCSSGIGFMILGYLVWEIFGFRTPYQLGFVPRDPMYVLSYLLLFAALLYLVAVTTRGIFPLIPLDTIAVMVSAGLLGWYFVLGRALEGASQDLLRGAVLNFAGGVADFGLLFLALVVLSGDERPAFAGRLAGALFALVVADLTYFFGQPLGGENPGAFPVVVWSLGMVLLGLAALRGARDGGGLTGRARKVGISSWRTLSFWFGPLSPALQYAFMIWWVSLHPPAPRYVLWGGVFFVLYFGFRVSVLTLLNRGVRSETVGLARREEQARISRELRGSLERSVEELRERIVECRVALTGGDGDGAEDLLRRAEFEARQVGYQVALPIEELRGRCGEAFDPGAVLRSFAGDLCECFGLEVCVDLRDPLDGVEAREAAAVCRVVCEAMWNAARHAGAARVWLESRGVGSVLIVRVRDDGNGFSPEKVREGVGMRVMRLRAAEIGAGLDVISSPQRGTTVQLRLQR
- a CDS encoding DUF3006 domain-containing protein; this translates as MRVQIDRFEDGGWAVLTPYPRGGITFDVPREMLPPGCSPGDVLLARFVPDEAESRKAAGEARRLMEELLGRGERDED
- a CDS encoding metallophosphoesterase family protein, with product MSASKRMVICQVSDIHCGSPHFVPDLLERTILEVNEMDPTAVVISGDLTDAGYRQEFETAADYLRRFRCERVMVIPGNHDSRNVGYVHFERLFGERYSVLDFDEAVMVGVDSSEPDLNDGRVGREHYEFIRDSFAGAGDRLKIFVIHHHLVPIPGTGRERNIIFDAGDILELLVEVGVDLVLSGHKHVPYSWKLEDMFIVNAGTASTTRLRGNTRPCYNVVEIEDRRVRVFRKYPFKERELAVDFNPRTHAYYRREEKIDSGVALSGER
- a CDS encoding sugar porter family MFS transporter, coding for MSEGSSARRRFVYVASGISALGGLLFGYDTGVISGALLFLKKDLGIQHDAFMQGLVTSAILIGAMIGALVCGSLADRLGRRRLTLLAGVVFGIGAIGAAASPDVAVLVLFRIVLGIGVGLASVIVPMYIAEISPAEVRGRLTSLNQLMITLGILVAYIVDYLLAPYAAWRWMFGLAVIPAAALFVGMYFMPETPRWLVGHGRLDVARQVLGRTRGEERIEEEIEGIQEAERRAREQAGWGELVKAWIRPALIVGLGLAILQQFVGINTIIYYAPTTLTKLGLGDSASILAQVGIGVVNVLFTFVAIRTLDTIGRKRLLLAGSVGMTASLAVLGFLTLAVGIKGGAIGIITIICLAVYIASFAATWGPTVWVMLPEIYPLRVRGPAEGLATWGNWASNFLVSLTFPSMLAGLGQGFSMLLFAGMGVVSFLFVLALVPETRGKTLEEIEEELNVEVDKAG
- a CDS encoding 2,3-diphosphoglycerate synthetase, whose amino-acid sequence is MSGRRALFLIDGEHYPPVVLEAMERVCSSLGVEPVAAVLLGGTEKIGEGADYGMPLVFGEDPEDAVREAIVRYEVDVVVDLSDEPVVGYRERMRIASRVLAAGARYVGSDFELRPPEFQPVFGKPSLAVIGTGKRIGKTAVTGYLARLLAREGFDPIVVSMGRGGPPRPEVIDGKRMEIGSDYLLEALRRGAHAASDCYETAALSRVTTVGCRRCGGGLAGAPFVSNVIEGARVAAGLEGGLILFDGSGAALPPVEVGARVLVAGANQDPEYVTGFLGAYRLLVSEVLLITMAEEPLASPERVQRLRQEVRRVKPEIEVVPVVFRPRPAMDVRGVRLVYVSTAPRKMLGRLAGFLEENYGCRVVAATGNLSNRRALERDLEDVRGAEAYLTEIKAAAVDVVVRRGLEEGVPVYYCDNEPVAEGLDRVLLDAAGRALRRFTGKKSG